The genomic segment agaaaagcactaaggtaccatgctattgaatgtggttacaattattattacctgcatAATGGTAGAAGTAGGATCAGtgtgtattgctacaatagatgCGATTGTATTAAATCGAGAGCAAGAATTGTgaactgtgtttgtgggaaggagaagaagtgttattttaaggttcatgctgtgaagttgaaagataaagagacacttcaaataaggagttattttcccaagcacacttgtggtcaccaacaccaaaataacaaagtcactgctttgtatttagctgagaaatacatagatgattggagggaaaatccaacttgggaattaaaggcatttaagaaacgggttaatagagagttaggttgtgaagtgaagtattctaagtgttatatggctaaaagaattgcaatgaaaatgatatatgGTGATGTTAGTGAAGAGTATAGCAGGGTGTGGGATTATGCGGAAGCAATAAGGAGGTTTAATCCAGGAAGCACTGCAATCGTTAAATGCATTGGTATAGACACACCCCCACCTTTGTTccaaaggatgtatatatgcTTGCTAGCATGTAAGGAGGGTTTTGTTGCTGACTGTAGGCCTATTATAGGTGTTGATGGGGCACATTTGAAGGGACAATTCCCTGGGGTTTTATTGACTGCTGTAGGTAAAGATGGGAACAATAACATCTTCCCCGTTGCATGGGCTGTGGTTGAAACAGAAAATGTAGAAACTTGGACTTGGTTTCTAAATCTCCTCGTAGAAGACCTTAGGTCGGTTACTGCATCGAGTAGTTGGGTTCAAGCAGAAGGTGAAGCTTTCACCTTCatgagcgataggcaaaaggtaATTTCTTGTTAAcacatattttgttttaaatgcaaCGAATACTATAAccctaatattaatttgttgtgTTTTTTAGGGTTTGGTTGAAGCTTTGAACTCGGTGATTCCTGGACTCGAAATTAGGTTCTGCTGTAGGCATATATGGGCGAACTTCAAGATCAAGTTCCCTGGAGAGTTGTTCAAACAACACTTTTGGAGAGCAGCAAGAGCTTACAATAAGGTATGGAATCAAgtatacaattaaatttctGAGATAATGTCAAACTAATTAGTAACAATTTATGTTTACAGTTTCattttgatagagaaatgaatgaaataaagaatatttctgttGAAGCATATGAATATCTAGCTGCTATTCCTACAAAACACTGGTCTAGGCATGCTTTTTGTAGTAGGAGTAAGTCTGGGATgttgttaaataataattgtgaGGCATTCAATAATGTGTTAGTAGAAGCAAGGGGGAAGCCTATAATTTCTCTAATGGAGTGGATTAGGAGATATGTGATGCAAAGAAGCGCAGCCAAAAGGGAAGGGCTGAGTAACTTTGAAGGTGTGTTGATGCCAGCTATcaccaaaatgattgaaaaaaatgcaaaatataTGGTTTAAGGGTAATCCCAGTGGATGTGTGtgagtttgaggtggatgatAATGACGGCTCTTACGTTGTAAACTTGGCAAATAGGACTTGCCATTGTGGAAGTTGAGACCTTATAGGGATTCTTTGTAAACATGCCTTGGCTTGTATTGTTCTTAGAAAATTAGATGCCAACGACTTCGTCCACGAGGCGTATCTTGTAGAAACGTATCAAAAGACGTATAGTCCAAAGTTTTATGGTATGCCAGGACACAAAATGTGGCCCACGACCACTTTAGCCAAACCACTTCCTCCACCATATCgaaagatgcctggaaggcctaacaagaggaaaagaaagaaggaagctGATGAAGGTAAAGGAGGTAAGAAGGCTGTATGTGCTGTTAAAGAATTCAAGCAATAAAGATGTGGTAATTGTGGTGACCTAGGTCACTACAAAAAAGGCTGCAAGAATCCACCCAAACCACCACCAACAAAGATCAAGTCAAagggtggaaggcctaaaatgggaTCTTCTTCTACTCAACAATCTACAACAAATGATGTTCTTAGCTCCATTAGTcaacaacaaacacaaaatGCTGCATCTACTTCATGTGTAATGGATCAAAATAGTCAAATATAGACCTGTATAAGTAATTTACTGTTGAATGTAATGTGTATGAACTAAGAATGTACTATGTTGAACTGTATTTTAGCAAATCAGTGTATGCACTGAGAATGTAATGTGTTGAATTAAGTGCAGCAAATTTAGTTACTGTGTTGAATTAAGTGCAGCAAATTTAGTTACTGTGTTGAATTAAGTGCAGCAAATTTAGTGTATGTTGTGTTCCAAGCATTGGTCAAACACAGCATACATAACATGAGTCAGTACAACAATACTGATTTGAGTACTTACTAATGAGAACTAGTGCTGCATTTGTAGAAAAAGAAAGCTAAACAGCATTCTTGAGGTCTGGGATTGTGTTTTGAAAATATGTTTTAAGTTTGGGTGCTGCAAATCAGTGCTGAAACAAATGAATTATGCTGCAAATCAGTGTTGAAAAACAAATATGTTCTGAATGAGTAAGTTCATCagtgtgtatatgtatgtaaGCAAATGGATCTGTGTTGATCCTTGAACCAATGTGTATCATATCAATGTTGTGTATGTACATTGATGTCTGTGTTAATCCCAAGCACATTGCTGTAAGTTAAGTGTATGTTGTGTTCCAAGCAGCAGGCAAACACTGCAAACACAACACACAGCAAAGACAACACATCAAACACAGCTCATAAACACAACACAACACAGCAAACACAGGTCATAAACACAAAACAGCAAACACAACAAACATACAAGTGTAATTACAATACCTGCAAAGAAATTAAATggacaaaataaa from the Amaranthus tricolor cultivar Red isolate AtriRed21 chromosome 12, ASM2621246v1, whole genome shotgun sequence genome contains:
- the LOC130828536 gene encoding uncharacterized protein LOC130828536, translated to MIYGDVSEEYSRVWDYAEAIRRFNPGSTAIVKCIGIDTPPPLFQRMYICLLACKEGFVADCRPIIGVDGAHLKGQFPGVLLTAVGKDGNNNIFPVAWAVVETENVETWTWFLNLLVEDLRSVTASSSWVQAEGEAFTFMSDRQKGLVEALNSVIPGLEIRFCCRHIWANFKIKFPGELFKQHFWRAARAYNKFHFDREMNEIKNISVEAYEYLAAIPTKHWSRHAFCSRSKSGMLLNNNCEAFNNVLVEARGKPIISLMEWIRRYVMQRSAAKREGLSNFEGILCKHALACIVLRKLDANDFVHEAYLVETYQKTYSPKFYGMPGHKMWPTTTLAKPLPPPYRKMPGRPNKRKRKKEADEGKGGHYKKGCKNPPKPPPTKIKSKGGRPKMGSSSTQQSTTNDVLSSISQQQTQNAASTSCVMDQNSQI